The following proteins are encoded in a genomic region of Longimicrobium sp.:
- a CDS encoding UvrD-helicase domain-containing protein, which produces MAVDLSHLNPEQREAAGHFEGPLLVLAGAGSGKTRVLTTRIAWLVDEMGVDPGSILSLTFTNKAAGEMRERVRARLGREPTGMWIGTFHAIGARMLRRDATRLGWTPNFVVYDADDAEALTKRIIRDDLRLDIKRWPPRAVHSAISSAKNELTGPQAYADSASDPFQRVVADVYPRYQAALKNANAFDFDDLLVKPVELLRTMPAVRERYRERFPFVLVDEYQDTNHAQYVLLQELVKENGSENLFVVGDDDQSIYGWRGADVRNILDFEKDFPQARVVRLEQNYRSTQTILAAANRVIAENVRRKGKTLRTENAEGEKLTLVEAADESDESEWIADEVRARQADDPTLELRNFVVLYRTNAQSRAMEEALRRRGIPYRVIGGTRFYERREVRDALAYLRLVASPGADEAFLRIVNVPRRGIGDASVARLAEHASRAGISLLAAAEHAGEVDGIRGAAARALPDLAALIRKHAAMAERGMPVPELMRDLVTESGLVQSLKDEGPDGDDRVANLEELIAGAADLQRRLDEEDPELMMELEEIGETAPRSIDLFLGHVALVADIDQHDASADAVSMMTLHNAKGLEFPFVFIAGMEDGLFPMSRAHDEPAQLEEERRLFYVGITRAERKLYLIHARRRRRGAQWMDAIPSSFLESVPDELTETRRTARIMERSSSYSQPWKFVSPDFRSRRDRLYGAPAPLASPASDDGYTVDYSDSQDAPQIIKGARVRHPQFGAGTVAELAGGGRDVRATIDFDSVGRKSVVLRYANLEREWE; this is translated from the coding sequence ATGGCAGTCGATCTTTCCCACCTGAACCCCGAGCAGCGCGAGGCGGCCGGCCACTTCGAGGGGCCGCTGCTCGTGCTGGCGGGTGCGGGCTCCGGCAAGACGCGCGTGCTCACCACCCGCATCGCGTGGCTCGTGGACGAGATGGGCGTGGACCCGGGGAGCATCCTCTCGCTCACCTTCACCAACAAGGCCGCGGGCGAGATGCGCGAGCGCGTCCGTGCGCGGCTCGGGCGCGAGCCGACGGGGATGTGGATCGGGACCTTCCACGCTATCGGCGCGCGCATGCTCCGGAGGGACGCCACGCGGCTGGGGTGGACGCCCAACTTCGTCGTGTACGACGCGGACGACGCGGAGGCGCTCACCAAGCGCATCATCCGCGACGACCTGCGGCTGGACATCAAGCGCTGGCCGCCGCGCGCGGTGCACTCCGCCATCTCGTCTGCCAAGAACGAGCTGACGGGGCCGCAGGCGTACGCGGACAGCGCGTCGGACCCGTTCCAGCGCGTGGTGGCGGACGTCTACCCGCGCTACCAGGCGGCGCTCAAGAACGCCAACGCCTTCGACTTCGACGACCTGCTGGTGAAGCCCGTCGAGCTCCTGCGCACCATGCCCGCCGTGCGCGAGCGCTACCGGGAGCGCTTCCCCTTCGTGCTGGTGGACGAGTACCAGGACACCAACCACGCGCAGTACGTCCTATTGCAGGAGTTAGTGAAGGAGAACGGGAGCGAGAACCTGTTCGTAGTGGGCGACGACGACCAGTCCATCTACGGCTGGCGCGGCGCGGACGTGCGCAACATCCTGGACTTCGAAAAGGACTTCCCGCAGGCGCGCGTGGTGAGGCTGGAGCAAAACTACCGCTCCACGCAGACCATCCTGGCCGCCGCCAACCGCGTCATCGCCGAGAACGTGCGGCGCAAGGGGAAGACGCTGCGCACCGAGAACGCGGAGGGCGAGAAACTCACGCTCGTGGAGGCGGCGGACGAGAGCGACGAGAGCGAGTGGATCGCCGACGAGGTGCGCGCCCGCCAGGCCGACGATCCGACGCTGGAGCTGCGCAACTTCGTCGTCCTGTACCGCACCAACGCACAGTCGCGCGCCATGGAAGAGGCGCTGCGCCGCCGCGGCATCCCGTACCGCGTCATCGGCGGCACCCGCTTCTACGAGCGGCGCGAGGTGCGCGACGCCCTCGCCTACCTGCGCCTGGTCGCCAGCCCCGGCGCGGACGAGGCCTTTCTGCGCATCGTCAACGTCCCCCGCCGCGGCATCGGCGACGCGTCCGTGGCGCGGCTGGCGGAGCACGCCTCGCGCGCCGGCATCTCGCTCCTGGCCGCGGCCGAGCACGCGGGCGAGGTGGACGGCATCCGCGGCGCGGCGGCGCGGGCGCTCCCCGACCTGGCGGCGCTCATCCGCAAGCACGCGGCGATGGCGGAGCGGGGGATGCCCGTCCCCGAGCTGATGCGCGACCTGGTGACGGAGAGCGGGCTGGTGCAGTCGCTCAAGGACGAGGGCCCGGACGGCGACGACCGCGTCGCCAACCTCGAGGAGCTCATCGCAGGCGCCGCCGACCTCCAGCGGCGCCTGGACGAGGAGGACCCCGAGCTGATGATGGAGCTGGAGGAGATCGGGGAGACCGCGCCGAGGAGCATCGACCTCTTCCTGGGGCACGTGGCGCTCGTGGCCGACATCGACCAGCACGACGCCTCCGCTGACGCGGTGTCGATGATGACGCTGCACAACGCCAAGGGGCTGGAGTTCCCCTTCGTCTTCATCGCGGGGATGGAGGACGGGCTCTTTCCCATGAGCCGCGCGCACGACGAGCCGGCGCAGCTGGAGGAGGAGCGCCGCCTCTTCTACGTGGGGATCACCCGCGCCGAACGGAAGCTGTACCTGATCCACGCCCGCCGCCGCCGCCGCGGCGCGCAGTGGATGGATGCCATCCCGTCCTCGTTCCTGGAGTCGGTGCCGGACGAGCTGACGGAGACGCGCCGCACAGCGCGCATCATGGAGCGCAGCTCGTCGTACTCGCAGCCGTGGAAGTTCGTCTCCCCCGACTTCCGCAGCCGCCGCGACCGCCTCTACGGCGCCCCGGCCCCGCTCGCCTCCCCCGCGAGCGACGACGGGTACACGGTGGACTACTCGGACTCGCAGGACGCGCCGCAGATCATCAAGGGCGCGCGCGTTCGCCACCCGCAGTTCGGCGCCGGCACCGTGGCCGAGCTGGCGGGTGGGGGGCGGGACGTTCGCGCCACCATCGACTTCGACTCCGTGGGGCGCAAGTCGGTGGTGCTGCGCTACGCGAACCTGGAGCGCGAATGGGAGTAA
- a CDS encoding HAMP domain-containing sensor histidine kinase: MSRRLWPTLLGLMAAAILASYVLYNQLLVREMRREAAVHTRMVTAILSGLNDPSEDAPLQTLWKLSATMPQLDVPFVYLDSEGVPAYAINLPFEADLANPRDAARVKAYARELGRRNPPVVEPLLGTTYYGDSPTVRRLRWIPWLQVTALAGILVAAWWMVRHNTRTERERIWAAMARESAHQMATPLSSLAGWVEILRLPQEEREDMASLPAVAAEMEADLDRLEKVAHRFEWIGRPVQTQAVEVRTLLRVLERYMRVRLPRLGRQVQIEVDVPEGTPPVLANAVLLEWALENLVKNALDALAGTGGRICVEAESRGERRVSIRVTDDGPGVAPAVRNTLFDPGISTKKGGWGVGLSLARRIVEDVHGGRLALLPSEPGARGASFEITLPAADPAGGEGIRALRFSGASRG, translated from the coding sequence ATGAGCCGCCGCCTCTGGCCGACGCTGCTGGGCCTGATGGCCGCGGCGATCCTGGCGTCGTACGTCCTCTACAACCAGCTGCTGGTGCGCGAGATGCGCCGCGAGGCCGCGGTGCACACGCGCATGGTCACCGCCATCCTGAGCGGCCTCAACGACCCCAGCGAAGACGCGCCGCTGCAGACGCTCTGGAAGCTGTCGGCCACCATGCCGCAGCTCGACGTCCCGTTCGTGTACCTGGACAGCGAGGGGGTGCCGGCCTATGCCATCAACCTCCCCTTCGAGGCGGACCTGGCGAACCCGCGCGACGCGGCGCGGGTGAAGGCGTACGCGCGCGAGCTGGGGCGCCGCAACCCGCCGGTGGTGGAGCCGCTGCTGGGCACTACCTACTACGGCGACTCCCCCACGGTGCGCCGCCTGCGCTGGATCCCCTGGCTGCAGGTGACGGCGCTGGCGGGGATCCTGGTGGCGGCGTGGTGGATGGTGCGGCACAACACGCGCACGGAGCGGGAGCGGATCTGGGCCGCCATGGCGCGCGAGTCCGCCCACCAGATGGCGACGCCGCTCTCCTCGCTCGCCGGCTGGGTGGAGATCCTGCGCCTTCCGCAGGAGGAGCGCGAGGACATGGCGTCGCTGCCGGCGGTGGCCGCGGAGATGGAGGCCGACCTGGACCGCCTCGAAAAGGTGGCGCACCGCTTCGAGTGGATTGGCCGCCCGGTGCAGACGCAGGCGGTGGAGGTGCGCACCCTCCTGCGCGTGCTGGAGCGCTACATGCGCGTGCGCCTTCCTCGCCTGGGCCGCCAGGTGCAGATCGAGGTCGACGTCCCCGAGGGCACGCCGCCGGTTCTGGCCAACGCCGTGCTGCTGGAGTGGGCGCTGGAGAACCTGGTCAAGAACGCCCTCGACGCCCTCGCCGGCACCGGCGGCCGCATCTGCGTGGAGGCCGAATCCCGCGGCGAGCGCCGCGTCTCCATCCGCGTGACGGACGACGGGCCGGGAGTGGCGCCCGCGGTGCGCAACACGCTCTTCGATCCCGGCATCTCCACCAAGAAGGGTGGCTGGGGCGTGGGCCTCTCCCTGGCGCGCCGCATTGTCGAAGACGTGCACGGCGGCCGCCTCGCGCTCCTCCCCTCGGAGCCCGGCGCGCGCGGCGCATCTTTCGAGATCACCCTCCCCGCCGCCGATCCGGCCGGCGGCGAAGGCATCCGTGCCCTGCGCTTCAGCGGCGCGTCACGCGGATGA
- the serS gene encoding serine--tRNA ligase encodes MLDIQQIRHDPDGVRERLAARGNPAETDAAVERLGALDAERRGLVAEADALKARRNQVSREVGEMKRRGEDADALVTEMRAVGDRIGEIDVRVRGVEEERDRLLLNIPNVTDPSAPAGGEEANSVVRTWGDPRRFDFTPRPHWELAAELGMLDLAGGAKVAGSGFPAYRGIGARLQRALINFMLDLHTTEHGYTEIEPPFLVGRDAMTGTGQLPKFEDDAYRIESDDLFLIPTAEVPVTNLHRDELLAGDRLPIAYTAYSPCFRREAGSAGKDTRGLLRLHQFDKVEMVRFERPEASDEALERLVAQAERVLQLLELPYRILLLAAGDTGFSSAKTYDLEVWAPGVDRWLEVSSCSNFRDFQARRAGIRFRREAGAKPEFVHTLNGSGVALPRTVVALIENGQQEDGSVVIPEALRRYLGTDRIAAPAGPA; translated from the coding sequence ATGCTCGACATCCAGCAGATCCGCCACGACCCGGACGGGGTCCGCGAGCGCCTGGCCGCGCGCGGCAACCCCGCCGAGACCGACGCCGCCGTGGAGCGCCTCGGCGCGCTCGATGCAGAGCGCCGCGGGCTGGTGGCGGAGGCGGACGCGCTCAAGGCCCGCCGCAACCAGGTCTCGCGCGAGGTGGGCGAGATGAAGCGCCGCGGCGAGGACGCCGATGCGCTCGTCACCGAGATGCGCGCCGTGGGCGACCGCATCGGCGAGATCGACGTGCGCGTGCGGGGCGTGGAGGAGGAGCGCGACCGGCTCCTCCTGAACATCCCCAACGTCACCGACCCCTCCGCCCCTGCCGGCGGCGAGGAGGCGAACTCGGTCGTGAGGACGTGGGGAGATCCGCGCCGCTTCGACTTCACGCCGCGCCCGCACTGGGAGCTAGCGGCGGAGCTGGGGATGCTGGACCTGGCGGGCGGCGCCAAGGTGGCGGGGAGCGGCTTTCCGGCGTACCGGGGGATCGGGGCGCGGCTGCAGCGCGCCCTCATCAACTTCATGCTCGACCTGCACACCACCGAGCACGGCTACACGGAGATCGAGCCGCCCTTCCTCGTGGGCCGCGACGCCATGACGGGGACGGGGCAGCTCCCCAAGTTCGAGGACGACGCGTACCGCATCGAGAGCGACGACCTCTTCCTGATCCCCACCGCCGAGGTGCCGGTCACCAACCTGCACCGCGACGAGCTGCTGGCGGGCGACCGGCTTCCGATCGCCTACACAGCGTACTCCCCCTGCTTCCGCCGCGAAGCCGGCTCGGCGGGCAAGGACACGCGAGGCCTCCTGCGCCTCCACCAGTTCGACAAGGTGGAGATGGTGCGGTTCGAGCGGCCGGAGGCATCGGACGAGGCGCTGGAGCGGCTGGTGGCGCAGGCGGAGCGCGTGCTTCAGCTCCTGGAGCTCCCCTATCGCATCCTGCTGCTGGCCGCGGGGGACACCGGTTTCTCCAGCGCCAAGACGTACGACCTGGAGGTGTGGGCGCCGGGGGTGGATCGCTGGCTGGAGGTGAGCAGCTGCTCCAACTTCCGCGACTTCCAGGCGCGGCGCGCGGGCATCCGCTTCCGGCGGGAGGCGGGGGCGAAGCCGGAGTTCGTGCACACGCTGAACGGCTCGGGGGTGGCCCTGCCGCGCACGGTGGTGGCGCTGATCGAGAACGGGCAGCAGGAGGACGGCTCGGTCGTCATCCCCGAGGCGCTGCGGCGCTACCTCGGCACGGACCGGATCGCGGCGCCCGCCGGGCCCGCGTAG